One segment of Paraburkholderia sp. PGU19 DNA contains the following:
- a CDS encoding AtzE family amidohydrolase — protein sequence MTTFSSVSGSALSIARAYADGAFSARELIEATLARIDAHDTQINAFTAITRERALAEADALDARRASGETLPPLAGVPFAAKNLFDIAGVTTVAGSRVLADMSPATADATLVRRLCEQGAIMVGALNMDEFAYGFTTENHHAGPCRNPHDLTRTAGGSSGGSAAAVAAGFVPITLGTDTNGSVRVPASLCGVFGVKPTYGRLSRHGTWPFVASLDHMGAFARNVDDLAAVYDALQCTDPFDPSCAQRGFESANARPGVLRVARLGGYFDEHANDDAREASHVAAEALSATHTVEYPDADAARGAAFLITAAEGGQLHMANLHARYDEREPLSRDRLIAGALLPAAWIVQAQRVRAALRRRVLELFSHYDVLIAPATPVVAPHIGDEFMDVNGERLAVRPNLGLLTQPVSCLGLPVVVAPMRTRDGLPIGVQLIAPPWREELAFEAARRLEAAEVAYCPPPAFDAGAQ from the coding sequence ATGACGACATTCAGCAGCGTTTCCGGCAGTGCGCTGTCTATCGCGCGCGCGTATGCCGATGGCGCATTCAGCGCCCGTGAATTGATAGAAGCAACGCTCGCGCGGATCGACGCACACGACACGCAGATCAACGCGTTCACGGCCATCACGCGCGAACGCGCGCTCGCCGAAGCCGATGCACTCGACGCACGCCGCGCGAGCGGTGAGACATTGCCGCCGCTCGCGGGCGTTCCGTTTGCGGCGAAGAATCTGTTCGATATAGCGGGCGTCACGACGGTAGCGGGCTCTCGCGTACTCGCCGACATGTCACCCGCTACGGCGGATGCAACGCTCGTACGACGCCTTTGCGAGCAAGGCGCAATCATGGTCGGCGCGCTCAACATGGACGAGTTTGCCTATGGATTCACGACCGAGAACCATCACGCGGGACCGTGCCGCAATCCGCACGATTTGACGCGCACGGCGGGCGGATCGTCGGGCGGCAGCGCGGCGGCCGTCGCGGCGGGCTTCGTGCCCATTACGCTCGGCACCGATACCAACGGCTCCGTGCGCGTGCCTGCTTCGCTGTGCGGCGTGTTCGGCGTGAAGCCGACTTATGGACGCCTGTCGCGGCATGGCACCTGGCCGTTCGTCGCGAGCCTCGATCATATGGGCGCTTTCGCGCGAAACGTGGACGATCTCGCTGCCGTCTACGACGCGTTGCAATGCACCGATCCGTTCGATCCCTCATGCGCGCAGCGTGGCTTCGAATCCGCGAATGCGAGGCCGGGTGTGTTGCGCGTGGCGCGGCTTGGCGGCTATTTCGACGAACACGCGAATGACGACGCGCGTGAAGCCTCGCACGTCGCCGCTGAAGCGTTGTCGGCGACGCATACAGTTGAATATCCCGATGCCGATGCGGCGCGCGGCGCGGCGTTTCTGATTACGGCTGCCGAGGGCGGTCAACTGCATATGGCAAATCTGCACGCGCGCTATGACGAGCGTGAGCCTTTGTCGCGTGATCGGCTGATTGCGGGTGCGTTGCTGCCCGCTGCGTGGATCGTGCAGGCGCAGCGCGTGCGGGCTGCATTGCGGCGCCGCGTGCTGGAACTGTTCTCGCACTACGATGTGCTGATTGCACCGGCTACGCCTGTCGTCGCACCGCACATTGGCGATGAGTTCATGGACGTCAACGGTGAGCGGCTTGCTGTGCGGCCCAATCTCGGTTTGTTAACGCAGCCGGTTTCCTGTCTTGGGCTGCCTGTCGTCGTCGCGCCGATGCGTACGCGCGATGGCTTGCCGATCGGCGTTCAGTTGATCGCGCCGCCGTGGCGTGAGGAACTGGCGTTCGAAGCGGCGCGGCGTCTCGAAGCTGCGGAGGTCGCGTATTGTCCTCCACCGGCGTTCGATGCGGGAGCACAGTGA
- a CDS encoding DUF4089 domain-containing protein: MSTPLDTTLDTYVDAALALHFPALPPEAAARVKAQFARVAQLAAPVLAYPVDTNDEPATVYRP, from the coding sequence ATGTCAACTCCGCTCGATACCACCCTCGACACTTATGTCGACGCCGCGCTCGCGCTGCACTTCCCGGCGCTTCCCCCCGAAGCCGCCGCGCGCGTGAAAGCGCAATTCGCCCGCGTTGCGCAGCTTGCAGCGCCCGTGCTGGCCTATCCCGTCGACACGAACGACGAACCCGCGACGGTGTATCGCCCATGA
- a CDS encoding BMP family protein codes for MMIGSQQASHGKLSRRLVARALVVAGIVALAAPSFFIPAAHAADDAMRVGVLIPGSKTDKGWMESGYDGVVAAQKEFGPKLKTQIIENINYADMEQALTNLASKNQLVIGIGGQTQAAVLKIARRFPNVKFSVVGGNKGENMPPNVAGYDVKQAEIAFVAGAAAAMMSKSGAVSYVGGMEIPSIVNAGKEFGNGARYINPKVKYFESYTGDFDNVAKAREATAAAIAQGADVHYHILNLGLRGLEQAAKEKNTHIIGSYTDRCGSDPLYVAYSITGVGYQAQYAIEQLEKGQWQPGYKAFGLAMGPKASSMVICKSTPAMDAKLKQIEDDILSGKIKVSEG; via the coding sequence ATGATGATCGGTTCGCAACAGGCATCGCACGGAAAACTGAGCCGCCGGCTCGTGGCTCGCGCGCTCGTCGTGGCGGGAATCGTCGCGCTCGCCGCGCCTTCGTTCTTCATTCCCGCCGCGCACGCCGCCGATGACGCGATGCGCGTCGGCGTGCTGATTCCCGGCTCGAAGACGGACAAGGGCTGGATGGAGTCGGGCTACGACGGCGTGGTCGCCGCGCAGAAGGAATTCGGCCCGAAACTGAAGACGCAGATCATCGAGAACATCAACTACGCGGACATGGAGCAGGCGCTCACCAATCTCGCGTCGAAGAATCAGCTGGTGATCGGCATCGGCGGACAGACGCAGGCGGCCGTGCTGAAGATCGCCAGGCGCTTTCCCAACGTGAAGTTCTCGGTTGTCGGCGGCAACAAGGGGGAGAACATGCCGCCCAATGTCGCAGGCTACGACGTGAAGCAGGCCGAGATCGCATTCGTCGCGGGCGCGGCGGCCGCGATGATGTCGAAGAGCGGCGCGGTGAGCTACGTGGGCGGCATGGAGATTCCGTCCATCGTCAACGCGGGCAAGGAATTCGGCAACGGCGCGCGCTATATCAACCCGAAGGTGAAGTACTTCGAGAGCTATACGGGCGACTTCGACAACGTCGCCAAGGCTCGCGAAGCGACGGCTGCCGCCATCGCGCAAGGCGCCGACGTCCACTATCACATCCTGAACCTCGGGTTGCGCGGACTGGAGCAGGCGGCGAAGGAAAAGAACACGCACATCATCGGCAGCTATACGGACCGTTGTGGCAGCGATCCGCTGTATGTGGCGTACAGCATCACGGGCGTCGGCTACCAGGCGCAGTACGCGATCGAGCAACTCGAAAAGGGCCAGTGGCAGCCGGGTTACAAAGCGTTTGGTCTCGCGATGGGGCCGAAGGCGTCGAGCATGGTGATCTGCAAATCGACACCCGCGATGGACGCGAAACTCAAGCAGATCGAAGACGACATCCTGAGCGGCAAGATCAAGGTATCCGAGGGATGA
- a CDS encoding ABC transporter permease, which produces MASVEYLQQAKPTAVRHRRVSAWLQATPLTVTFALFFIVPLVITLIVSFWDFNEYQIIPAFTLKNYAAIFDGCTSLTDVCVTVKTYWSTLKFCAMVWAVTLVLGFTIAYFLAFHVRTTAMQTVLFLVCTIPFWTSNVIRMISWIPLLGRNGLVNQALMSAHLVDQPLEWLLYSNFSVVLAFVHLYTFFMIVPIFNAMMRIDRSLLEAARDGGASGWQMIRDVVLPLSKTGIVIGSIFVVTIVMGDFLTVGVMGGQQIASVGKIIQVQTGYLQFPAAAANAIILLAVVLMIVWALTRAVDIRKEL; this is translated from the coding sequence ATGGCCTCGGTCGAGTATCTCCAGCAGGCGAAGCCAACGGCCGTGCGCCATCGGCGTGTGAGCGCGTGGCTGCAAGCCACGCCGCTCACGGTCACGTTCGCGCTGTTTTTTATCGTGCCGCTGGTGATCACGTTGATCGTCAGCTTCTGGGACTTCAACGAGTATCAGATCATCCCGGCGTTCACACTGAAGAACTACGCGGCGATCTTCGACGGTTGCACGTCGCTCACGGACGTTTGCGTCACGGTCAAGACGTATTGGTCCACGCTCAAGTTCTGCGCGATGGTCTGGGCGGTGACGCTCGTGCTCGGTTTCACGATCGCGTATTTCCTCGCGTTCCATGTGCGCACGACGGCGATGCAAACCGTGCTGTTTCTCGTCTGCACGATTCCGTTCTGGACGTCCAACGTGATCCGCATGATCTCGTGGATTCCGCTGCTCGGCCGCAACGGGCTCGTCAATCAGGCGCTGATGTCCGCGCATCTTGTGGACCAGCCGCTCGAATGGCTGCTGTATTCGAACTTCTCCGTCGTGCTGGCGTTCGTGCATCTCTATACGTTCTTCATGATCGTCCCCATCTTCAACGCGATGATGCGTATCGACCGGTCGCTGCTCGAAGCGGCGCGCGATGGCGGCGCAAGCGGCTGGCAGATGATCCGCGACGTCGTGTTGCCGTTGTCGAAAACGGGCATCGTGATCGGCTCGATCTTCGTCGTCACGATCGTGATGGGCGATTTCCTCACGGTGGGCGTGATGGGCGGGCAGCAGATCGCGTCGGTCGGAAAGATCATCCAGGTGCAAACGGGCTATCTGCAATTTCCCGCCGCTGCCGCAAACGCGATCATTCTGCTCGCGGTGGTGCTCATGATCGTGTGGGCGCTAACGCGTGCCGTCGACATCAGAAAGGAACTCTGA
- a CDS encoding ABC transporter permease yields MSVSLRHRERRPASFYWLALIFGLFVLFLYGPVITIFILSFQGPEGGLTFPMRGLSLHWFEVLRNGVGDVDIWAAFGRSVKLAIAVTVLTVLFSVSAGLAFRRRFRGDTAVFYVSVASLIMPSIIVSLGIGLTFRLLDTLIKYLANASGFQSFADSWTTSMGLYTSALGAHLTWTLPFGLLVMFAVFNRFNPAFEEAARDLGASPWQSFRHVVLPIIGPSVIGVAMFGFTLSWDEIARTSQAIGDQNTLPLELQGLTTSVTTPVIYALGTMTTLISLAVMVGGLLIARSLARKRATAG; encoded by the coding sequence ATGAGTGTTTCGCTCAGGCATCGCGAGCGCCGCCCCGCGAGCTTCTACTGGCTCGCGCTGATCTTCGGCCTCTTTGTGCTGTTTCTGTATGGCCCAGTGATCACGATTTTTATTCTGTCCTTTCAGGGTCCGGAAGGCGGCCTGACTTTTCCGATGCGAGGCCTCTCGCTGCACTGGTTCGAGGTCTTGCGCAACGGTGTCGGCGATGTCGATATCTGGGCTGCGTTCGGGCGCTCCGTCAAACTCGCGATTGCGGTAACGGTGTTGACGGTGCTGTTCTCGGTGAGCGCGGGCCTCGCGTTCAGGCGGCGTTTTCGTGGCGATACGGCCGTGTTCTACGTATCGGTCGCGAGTCTCATCATGCCGTCGATCATCGTATCGCTCGGCATCGGGCTGACTTTTCGTCTGCTCGATACGCTCATCAAGTATCTGGCCAACGCGTCGGGCTTTCAGTCGTTCGCGGATAGCTGGACCACGTCGATGGGCCTCTACACGTCGGCGCTCGGCGCGCATCTCACGTGGACGTTGCCGTTCGGTCTGCTCGTGATGTTCGCCGTTTTCAATCGCTTCAATCCCGCGTTCGAGGAAGCAGCGCGCGATCTGGGCGCCTCGCCGTGGCAGTCGTTCCGCCATGTCGTGCTGCCTATCATCGGGCCTTCCGTGATCGGCGTCGCGATGTTCGGCTTTACGCTTTCGTGGGATGAGATCGCGCGCACGTCGCAGGCGATCGGCGATCAGAACACGCTGCCGCTCGAATTGCAGGGTTTGACCACCTCGGTGACCACGCCCGTCATCTACGCGCTCGGCACAATGACGACGTTGATCTCGCTTGCGGTGATGGTGGGCGGATTACTCATCGCGAGATCGCTCGCGCGAAAGCGGGCGACTGCGGGTTGA
- a CDS encoding cysteine hydrolase, with translation MNDNSNPDLAMPGGTLGAFAQTRWTATGTLVDMAAPTPAPRIATLDSEPQNVRFDIEKSALVIIDMQNDFCTKGGWVDHIGGDYSADRAPIAPLQRLLPVVRDSGVPVIWVNWGNRPDLANMPPNQIHLYKPKGTGIGLGEPLPEHGARVLEKDSWAAAVVDELKIERQDICVDKYRISGFWDTPLDSILRNLGTRTVFFAGVNTDQCVLHTLTDANFLGYGCVMLTDCCATSSPAFCTEASIWNVKKCFGFVADSLQFAAALKEAAA, from the coding sequence GTGAACGACAACTCGAACCCAGACCTGGCAATGCCTGGCGGCACGCTCGGCGCTTTCGCGCAGACGCGCTGGACGGCCACCGGAACGCTCGTCGACATGGCCGCGCCGACGCCTGCGCCGCGCATCGCCACCCTCGATTCCGAGCCGCAAAACGTGCGCTTCGATATCGAAAAATCGGCCCTCGTGATCATCGACATGCAGAACGACTTCTGCACCAAAGGCGGGTGGGTGGACCACATTGGGGGCGATTACAGTGCGGACCGCGCGCCGATTGCACCACTGCAGCGCCTGCTGCCCGTGGTGCGCGATAGCGGCGTTCCCGTCATCTGGGTGAACTGGGGCAACCGGCCGGATCTCGCGAACATGCCGCCCAATCAGATCCATCTGTACAAGCCGAAGGGGACGGGCATCGGTCTCGGCGAGCCGTTGCCGGAGCATGGCGCGCGCGTGCTGGAGAAAGATTCGTGGGCTGCCGCCGTGGTCGACGAACTGAAGATCGAGCGGCAGGATATCTGCGTGGACAAGTACCGGATCAGCGGCTTCTGGGACACGCCGCTCGACAGCATCCTGCGCAACCTCGGCACGCGCACGGTGTTCTTCGCGGGCGTCAACACCGATCAGTGCGTGCTGCACACGCTCACCGACGCGAACTTTCTCGGCTACGGCTGCGTGATGCTGACCGATTGCTGCGCGACGTCGTCGCCTGCGTTCTGCACAGAGGCCAGCATCTGGAATGTGAAGAAGTGCTTTGGCTTTGTCGCGGATTCGCTGCAATTCGCTGCCGCGCTAAAGGAGGCCGCAGCATGA
- a CDS encoding ABC transporter ATP-binding protein, whose product MSTLASPVARAEPILSLTNIGKHFGAFTALEGVSLDLMPGDVHCLLGENGAGKSSLCNVIFGVHQPDAGAMQVNGAPYRPRNPREALARGIAMVHQHFSLVDDASVLDNLLLGQARGWLNRQREAARLREVLASVGLELALDAKVADLSVGERQRVEIVKCLMREPRLLLLDEPTAVLLPAEIDALLDTCERVAARGCAVVLVTHKLKEICRIATHATVLQTGRVVARSAAPSSDIDRLVHAMIHRPGKDGDEDDADLASRLSLVNTRSPYSRPLAEEVLQIDGLSARDAEGVTRLEDCTLVVNRGEIVGIAGVEGNGQSELGAVLAGMTSASAGRFFIAGRDMTNATPRELTQAGVGIVPEDRHAVGCVTGMSVADNLLLNHLDRYTRAGFLRRRAMRAAALDLMQRFDVRASGPDALFGGLSGGNQQKAVLARELTLDPLLFLLAAQPTRGLDVGAVAAVYSHIRAARDRGVGVLLISSELDELMSVADRIVVLYRGRVMGTCTPEASNRGRIGGWMAGAGEPA is encoded by the coding sequence ATGAGCACGCTCGCTTCTCCCGTCGCGCGTGCCGAGCCGATTCTGTCGCTGACGAACATCGGCAAGCATTTTGGCGCGTTCACGGCGCTCGAAGGCGTGTCGCTCGATCTGATGCCGGGTGACGTGCACTGCCTGCTCGGTGAGAACGGCGCGGGCAAATCGTCGCTGTGCAACGTGATTTTCGGCGTTCACCAGCCCGATGCGGGCGCGATGCAGGTGAACGGCGCGCCGTATCGTCCGCGCAATCCGCGTGAGGCATTGGCGCGCGGCATCGCGATGGTGCATCAGCACTTCAGCCTCGTCGACGACGCCAGCGTGCTCGACAATCTGCTGCTTGGCCAGGCGCGCGGCTGGCTGAACCGGCAGCGCGAAGCGGCGCGATTGCGGGAAGTGCTGGCGAGTGTCGGGCTGGAACTGGCGCTCGATGCGAAGGTGGCTGATCTGTCGGTGGGCGAGCGGCAGCGCGTGGAGATCGTCAAATGCCTGATGCGCGAGCCGCGTCTTTTGCTGCTCGACGAGCCGACTGCCGTGCTGTTGCCCGCCGAGATCGATGCGTTGCTCGACACCTGCGAGCGCGTCGCTGCGCGCGGCTGCGCAGTGGTGCTGGTCACGCACAAGCTGAAGGAAATTTGCCGGATCGCCACGCATGCGACGGTGCTGCAAACGGGGCGCGTGGTGGCGCGTTCGGCGGCGCCTTCGAGCGATATCGACAGGCTCGTGCATGCGATGATTCATCGCCCGGGTAAGGACGGTGATGAGGACGACGCCGATCTGGCGAGCCGTCTGTCGCTCGTCAACACGCGCTCGCCATACTCGCGTCCGCTCGCTGAAGAGGTATTGCAGATCGACGGCCTGAGCGCACGCGATGCCGAAGGCGTCACGCGTCTCGAAGATTGCACGCTCGTCGTGAATCGCGGCGAGATCGTCGGCATTGCGGGTGTCGAAGGCAATGGACAGAGCGAACTCGGCGCGGTGCTCGCGGGTATGACGAGCGCGTCGGCGGGACGTTTTTTTATCGCCGGGCGCGACATGACGAATGCGACGCCGCGCGAACTGACGCAAGCAGGCGTCGGCATCGTGCCGGAAGATCGGCACGCTGTGGGTTGTGTCACGGGGATGAGCGTCGCCGACAATCTGCTGCTCAACCATCTCGACCGCTACACGCGCGCTGGCTTTCTGCGCCGCCGCGCAATGCGCGCCGCCGCGCTCGACCTGATGCAGCGCTTCGACGTGCGCGCGAGCGGCCCTGACGCGCTGTTCGGCGGCCTGTCGGGCGGTAATCAGCAAAAGGCCGTGCTGGCGCGAGAACTGACGCTCGATCCGCTGCTGTTCCTGCTCGCCGCGCAACCGACGCGCGGCCTCGACGTCGGCGCGGTCGCCGCCGTGTACTCGCACATTCGCGCCGCACGCGATCGTGGTGTGGGCGTGTTGCTGATTTCCTCCGAACTCGACGAACTGATGAGCGTCGCCGATCGCATCGTCGTGCTGTATCGCGGGCGCGTCATGGGCACCTGCACGCCCGAGGCGAGCAATCGCGGCCGCATCGGCGGGTGGATGGCGGGCGCGGGAGAACCTGCATGA
- a CDS encoding ABC transporter permease has protein sequence MNLELLAVFAGASIRLAAPMMLASTGEIVSERAGVLNMSVEGMMLTGAFLGATFSWLTGNPSIGLLCGMLGVIPLALLQAFLSVTMRANQIVTGIGINILALGGTTLAYRGIFGERSSAVIPGLAHWSPPVLGTLPVIGEPIFGQVWLLYAGLAVLIGTYVMMRYTALGVALHATGVAPRAVDQSGLGVARIRYGAVVFSGVMSAAAGCFISIGDIHTFTEGMTNGAGYLAIAAIIFGNWKVGRTALACLLFGAATAMQFQLPMFGLHVPTALLIMLPYLLALVAVAGLIGRQSAPPALTQPFRR, from the coding sequence ATGAATCTCGAACTTCTCGCAGTCTTCGCGGGCGCGTCGATCCGCCTCGCCGCGCCGATGATGCTCGCGTCCACGGGCGAGATCGTGAGCGAGCGCGCGGGCGTGCTCAACATGAGCGTCGAAGGCATGATGCTGACGGGCGCGTTTCTCGGCGCGACGTTTTCATGGTTGACGGGCAATCCGTCGATTGGTTTGCTGTGCGGCATGCTCGGCGTGATTCCCCTCGCGCTGCTGCAGGCATTCCTGAGCGTGACGATGCGCGCGAACCAGATCGTGACGGGCATCGGCATCAACATTCTGGCGCTCGGCGGCACGACGCTCGCTTACCGCGGAATCTTCGGCGAGCGTTCGAGCGCGGTGATTCCGGGCCTTGCGCACTGGTCGCCGCCCGTGCTCGGCACGCTGCCTGTCATCGGCGAACCGATATTCGGGCAAGTGTGGCTGCTGTATGCGGGGCTTGCGGTGCTGATCGGAACCTACGTGATGATGCGCTACACCGCGTTGGGCGTCGCGCTGCACGCGACGGGTGTCGCGCCTCGCGCGGTCGATCAGTCGGGCCTCGGTGTCGCGCGGATTCGCTACGGCGCGGTGGTGTTCTCGGGCGTGATGTCGGCGGCAGCGGGGTGCTTCATCTCGATCGGCGACATTCACACTTTTACGGAAGGCATGACCAACGGCGCAGGCTATCTGGCGATTGCCGCAATCATCTTCGGCAACTGGAAGGTCGGCCGCACGGCGCTCGCGTGCCTGCTGTTCGGGGCAGCGACGGCGATGCAGTTTCAACTGCCGATGTTCGGCCTGCATGTGCCGACGGCATTGCTCATCATGCTGCCGTATCTGCTCGCACTCGTGGCCGTGGCAGGATTGATTGGCAGGCAGTCCGCGCCGCCTGCGCTCACCCAGCCGTTCAGGCGTTGA
- a CDS encoding ABC transporter permease, with protein MNPQMKVQTLFGSTHDSHGWRARLPHVRVACVIAGAVVFAMLAALALIALMGVPVSDARAAFADGAWGSPYAIGASINRSLAFALVGTGFVIANRAKLTNVGGEGQLAIGGIVATALSLYGGCAHLPFGLSFIVPMLGAAAAGALWGGVPGVLKAKAGTNEVISTLLLSFIAVWLLYWCVQSEALLRQPMTNGATFPESLEIPDLTKLPAILAASGMNLNIGLPITIALAIGSAFMLTRTRFGLSLRAAGLNAIAARRAGLPITSSIVGALALAGAFSGLAGALMLQGDQYSLKAGFSSGYGFDGLVVGLLARGSITGVFAAALLFGFLRSGGINMEMVAQVPSALVLIVQGIVTIALAGGAMWLDKGDARQ; from the coding sequence ATGAATCCGCAGATGAAGGTGCAAACCCTGTTCGGTTCGACGCATGACTCGCACGGTTGGCGTGCGCGTTTGCCGCATGTGCGTGTCGCGTGCGTGATCGCCGGGGCCGTCGTATTCGCGATGCTGGCGGCGCTCGCGTTGATCGCGCTAATGGGCGTGCCCGTTAGCGATGCGCGCGCGGCCTTCGCCGACGGCGCATGGGGCTCGCCGTATGCGATCGGCGCGTCGATCAATCGCAGCCTCGCATTCGCGCTCGTTGGCACAGGCTTCGTGATCGCGAACCGCGCGAAGCTTACCAACGTGGGCGGTGAAGGGCAGCTTGCGATCGGCGGCATCGTCGCGACGGCGCTGAGTCTTTACGGCGGATGCGCGCACTTGCCGTTCGGCCTGTCGTTCATCGTGCCGATGCTCGGCGCCGCCGCTGCGGGCGCGCTGTGGGGCGGCGTGCCCGGCGTGCTGAAAGCGAAGGCGGGCACCAATGAAGTGATCAGCACGTTGCTGCTGTCGTTCATCGCCGTGTGGCTGCTCTATTGGTGCGTGCAGAGCGAAGCGCTGCTGCGCCAGCCGATGACGAACGGCGCGACCTTTCCCGAATCGCTCGAAATTCCCGATCTCACAAAGCTTCCCGCAATCCTCGCCGCGAGCGGCATGAACCTCAATATCGGGCTGCCCATCACGATTGCGCTGGCGATCGGTTCTGCCTTCATGCTCACGCGCACGCGCTTCGGCCTTTCGCTGCGCGCGGCGGGCCTGAACGCGATCGCGGCGAGGCGCGCGGGTCTTCCGATCACTTCGTCCATCGTCGGCGCACTGGCGCTTGCTGGCGCCTTCAGCGGGCTTGCTGGCGCGTTGATGCTGCAAGGCGATCAATACTCGTTGAAAGCGGGCTTCTCGTCGGGTTATGGCTTCGACGGCCTGGTGGTCGGCCTGCTCGCGCGCGGCTCGATCACGGGCGTATTCGCGGCGGCGCTGCTGTTCGGCTTTCTGCGCTCGGGCGGCATCAACATGGAAATGGTCGCGCAGGTGCCTTCCGCGCTCGTGCTGATCGTGCAGGGCATCGTCACCATCGCGCTCGCGGGCGGCGCGATGTGGCTCGACAAGGGAGACGCACGTCAATGA
- a CDS encoding TetR family transcriptional regulator has protein sequence MPRNASAPSTPARTAKDEPTRRQQLAAKTRERIFRIAIKEFADKGFSGARVEGIASRAKVNIRMIYHYFGGKEMLYVEVLEHVLAKLREAELAVELDEKTVDPAAGILQLYDFTEAHFSAHPELLCLLSWENLNRARYLKRSKVIPAMSSPVLDKLRTLIERGEAAGELREGIDPLHMYVTLVSLAYFHKSNAYTLSRMFDTEMLAPGWQAAHKAQAHELVRAFLTGARVPELAAHFFNCR, from the coding sequence ATGCCACGCAACGCCTCTGCACCCAGCACACCCGCCCGAACGGCGAAGGACGAGCCCACGCGTCGCCAGCAACTTGCAGCAAAGACGCGCGAGCGCATCTTCCGGATCGCCATCAAGGAGTTCGCGGACAAAGGCTTCAGCGGTGCGCGCGTGGAAGGGATCGCGAGTCGCGCGAAGGTCAATATCCGCATGATCTACCACTACTTCGGCGGCAAGGAAATGCTGTATGTCGAAGTGCTGGAGCATGTGTTGGCGAAGCTGCGCGAAGCGGAGCTGGCCGTTGAACTGGATGAAAAGACCGTCGACCCCGCGGCAGGCATCTTGCAGCTTTACGATTTCACAGAAGCGCACTTTTCAGCGCACCCCGAGTTGCTGTGCCTGCTTTCGTGGGAAAACCTGAATCGGGCGCGCTACCTGAAACGCTCGAAGGTCATTCCCGCGATGTCGTCGCCCGTGCTCGACAAGCTGCGCACCCTGATCGAACGCGGCGAGGCCGCTGGCGAGTTGCGCGAGGGGATCGATCCGCTGCATATGTACGTGACGCTCGTGAGCCTCGCGTATTTTCACAAGTCCAATGCGTACACGCTCTCACGCATGTTCGACACGGAAATGCTCGCGCCTGGATGGCAGGCCGCGCACAAGGCACAGGCACACGAACTCGTGCGCGCGTTTCTGACGGGAGCGCGTGTGCCGGAACTGGCGGCGCACTTCTTCAATTGCCGATAG
- a CDS encoding amidase, with translation MSAFIPGPRVQVSANAHGSLDGLRFAVKDLIDVASTTTGGGNPDWLATHSPAARHAPCVARLLDAGASVDGKTITDELAYSLEGVNAHYGTPLNPRWPFALPGGSSSGSASAVASGEVDFALGTDTGGSVRVPAAFCGLWGIRPTHDAVSLEGVLPFAPCFDTVGWFAPTGAMLARVADVLLDGVTAVDTPSALVRCKEAFDARASNEPGDAQRLRELSATHDEIEVIADDRERWLHVYQQLQDDAIGASLGAWIDATQPRFGADIAARFERLKTHDADEVERCRVMRETFARRIDGIVGDALIVLPTTPRSLLNKHETPERTDAFYRDALTMNAIAAFGGLPQVTVPVANESERPLALSIIGPRGSDRALIARARQLFPTLL, from the coding sequence ATGAGCGCGTTCATCCCAGGCCCACGCGTCCAGGTCAGCGCGAACGCACACGGTTCCCTTGATGGCTTGCGCTTCGCGGTCAAGGATCTGATCGACGTGGCGAGCACGACGACGGGCGGCGGCAATCCCGATTGGCTGGCAACCCACAGTCCCGCCGCGCGCCATGCGCCTTGCGTCGCCAGATTGCTCGACGCGGGCGCATCCGTGGACGGCAAAACGATTACTGATGAACTCGCCTACAGTCTGGAAGGCGTGAACGCTCACTACGGCACGCCGCTCAATCCGCGCTGGCCGTTTGCACTGCCGGGCGGATCGTCGAGCGGATCGGCGTCCGCCGTGGCGAGCGGCGAAGTGGACTTCGCGCTCGGCACCGATACGGGCGGCTCGGTGCGCGTGCCTGCCGCGTTCTGCGGATTGTGGGGGATTCGTCCGACACACGATGCGGTGTCGCTGGAAGGCGTCCTGCCGTTTGCGCCGTGCTTCGATACGGTTGGCTGGTTTGCGCCCACGGGCGCGATGCTCGCCCGCGTCGCCGACGTGTTGCTGGACGGCGTGACTGCCGTCGATACGCCCTCGGCCCTCGTGCGCTGCAAGGAAGCATTCGATGCACGCGCATCGAACGAACCTGGCGACGCGCAGCGCTTGCGCGAATTGTCCGCTACGCACGACGAGATCGAAGTCATCGCGGATGACCGCGAGCGCTGGCTGCATGTGTATCAGCAGTTGCAGGACGATGCGATCGGCGCGTCGCTGGGTGCGTGGATCGATGCGACCCAGCCGCGCTTCGGCGCGGATATCGCCGCACGCTTCGAGCGCCTCAAAACACACGATGCCGACGAAGTCGAACGGTGCCGCGTCATGCGCGAGACGTTCGCGCGACGCATCGACGGCATCGTAGGCGACGCGCTGATCGTGCTGCCGACCACGCCGCGCTCGTTGCTGAACAAGCACGAAACACCCGAACGCACCGATGCGTTCTATCGCGACGCGCTGACCATGAATGCGATTGCCGCATTCGGCGGCTTGCCGCAAGTCACCGTGCCCGTCGCGAATGAAAGCGAGCGACCGCTCGCGCTGTCGATCATCGGCCCGCGCGGCAGCGATCGTGCGTTGATTGCACGGGCGCGCCAACTGTTCCCCACTCTTCTGTGA